A single genomic interval of Microbacterium sp. zg-Y1090 harbors:
- a CDS encoding Ldh family oxidoreductase, producing the protein MTIDAEQLRTWTTALLQTWGYEPEDAEYLSDTLVDANLRGVDSHGVIRLPAYRARIDAGLVDPAARPSVDRNGAVVRIDAGGTAGQLAARAAVDELTQLSGEFGVAAATVRGSTHFGTAGYYARALAGRGKVAVVVSNSEPNVVPFGGKSAFLGTNPLAFAAPTGGEPLSLDMATSTTAMGKVLVARAKGQPVPPDWGVDADGAPTTDAAAVVSLLPAGGPKGYGLAFLIEVLAGVLSGAAVAGDIGNMYTDFSKRQDVGHWMLAMDVAHFLPLPLFRDRIDALIDSAHGAEPAPGFDRVLVPGEPERLTAQAREAAGIDLPAATVESLIELGVAGGVPYPGTEASS; encoded by the coding sequence ATGACCATCGATGCTGAGCAACTGCGTACGTGGACCACGGCGCTGCTCCAGACCTGGGGTTACGAACCAGAAGACGCGGAGTACCTCTCCGACACGCTGGTCGACGCGAACCTGCGCGGCGTCGACTCGCACGGTGTGATCCGCCTTCCCGCTTATCGGGCACGCATCGACGCGGGTCTGGTGGATCCGGCGGCGCGACCCTCGGTCGACCGCAACGGTGCCGTGGTGCGCATCGATGCCGGCGGCACCGCCGGACAGTTGGCCGCGCGCGCCGCGGTGGATGAACTGACCCAGCTGAGCGGCGAGTTCGGCGTGGCCGCTGCCACCGTGCGGGGAAGCACCCATTTCGGCACTGCCGGCTACTACGCCCGTGCGCTCGCGGGACGCGGCAAGGTCGCCGTCGTCGTCTCGAACTCGGAGCCGAACGTGGTGCCGTTCGGAGGGAAGAGCGCGTTTCTCGGTACCAACCCGCTCGCGTTCGCCGCGCCGACGGGCGGCGAGCCGCTGAGCCTGGACATGGCGACCAGCACGACGGCCATGGGCAAGGTGCTCGTGGCGCGCGCGAAGGGTCAGCCGGTGCCGCCGGACTGGGGAGTCGATGCCGACGGCGCGCCCACCACCGACGCGGCCGCCGTGGTGTCCCTCCTGCCCGCCGGCGGGCCCAAGGGGTACGGCCTCGCCTTCCTGATCGAAGTGCTGGCCGGGGTTCTCAGCGGCGCCGCCGTGGCCGGAGACATCGGCAACATGTACACCGATTTCTCGAAGCGACAGGATGTCGGGCACTGGATGCTGGCCATGGACGTCGCGCACTTCCTCCCCCTCCCGCTCTTCCGCGACCGCATCGATGCGCTGATCGACTCTGCACACGGCGCCGAGCCGGCCCCCGGGTTCGACCGGGTTCTTGTCCCCGGCGAACCGGAACGACTCACGGCGCAGGCGCGCGAAGCTGCGGGGATCGATCTGCCCGCAGCCACGGTCGAGTCCCTCATCGAACTCGGTGTCGCCGGCGGGGTCCCCTACCCCGGTACGGAGGCGTCGTCGTGA
- a CDS encoding sugar phosphate isomerase/epimerase family protein has protein sequence MRISVFPKGELDDLAVRRTMTVFEWIDKAAVLPADGLELYSGMLWQSDDDYLDAIGEALDDAGFEMPMMCVSPDFTHPDADVRAAEFDKEVEMMRATARLGGRGASTRVLSGQRWPEVPREQGIEWVVEAYTRLIPIARELGVTLAMENHYKDGTWRYPEFAQRSDVFLEIVDAIEDRATFGVQFDPSNAIVAGDDSADFLDRVVDRVVTMQASDRSLAPGGSLDELRQSDGTLGYSPLLQHGVIGRGLNDYPRIFRTLVDAGYDGWISIEDGVNGMGEMAESVDFLRAARDEYWAGSTAVRVRTQEDALAAAGLPSIARDDHRREVAR, from the coding sequence ATGAGGATCAGCGTCTTTCCCAAGGGGGAGCTGGACGATCTGGCCGTACGGCGCACCATGACGGTGTTCGAGTGGATCGACAAAGCCGCCGTGCTCCCCGCTGACGGGCTCGAGCTGTACAGCGGAATGCTCTGGCAGAGCGACGACGACTACCTGGATGCCATCGGCGAGGCGCTCGACGACGCAGGCTTCGAGATGCCGATGATGTGCGTGTCACCCGACTTCACCCACCCCGACGCCGATGTGCGGGCAGCGGAATTCGACAAGGAGGTCGAGATGATGCGCGCCACCGCTCGACTCGGTGGCAGAGGCGCCAGCACGCGAGTGCTCTCCGGCCAGCGGTGGCCGGAGGTGCCGCGGGAACAGGGCATCGAGTGGGTGGTGGAGGCCTACACCCGGCTCATCCCCATCGCCCGGGAACTGGGCGTGACCCTGGCGATGGAGAACCACTACAAGGACGGCACCTGGCGTTACCCCGAGTTCGCGCAGCGGTCGGACGTGTTCCTCGAGATCGTGGATGCCATCGAGGACCGAGCCACGTTCGGGGTGCAGTTCGACCCCTCGAACGCCATCGTGGCGGGTGACGATTCCGCAGACTTCCTGGATCGCGTCGTCGATCGCGTCGTCACCATGCAGGCGTCGGATCGATCGCTGGCCCCCGGGGGATCCCTCGACGAGCTGCGCCAGAGCGACGGCACGCTCGGCTATTCCCCACTGCTGCAGCACGGCGTGATCGGCCGAGGCCTCAACGACTACCCGAGGATCTTCCGCACGCTGGTGGACGCCGGCTACGACGGCTGGATCAGCATCGAGGACGGCGTGAACGGCATGGGGGAGATGGCAGAGTCCGTGGACTTCCTCCGCGCCGCCCGCGATGAGTACTGGGCCGGCTCGACCGCCGTCCGGGTGCGCACCCAGGAGGACGCGCTCGCCGCAGCGGGGCTGCCCAGCATCGCACGGGACGACCACCGCCGTGAGGTGGCGCGATGA
- a CDS encoding zinc-dependent alcohol dehydrogenase, whose protein sequence is MKALVKFGLSDGDVELRDVPAPVLEPGTVLVAARAVGVCGSDIHMWRNGQSWDVALPVVLGHETAGVIAAVADDVTGWQVGDRVVCETAARICGVCALCRVGRYNLCPHRQGYGATRDGAFGELLLAEPRVLHRIPETVSFEQAAMTEPFAVAYNALVERASVTPGDLVVIQGAGAIGALALQIARLRGAGTTVVLGTPVDERRLKTALELGADHAIDITREDPVALIRSLGDGLGADLVVDATGVSAALAQGLELVRPLGAIAKIGWGPQPLNFSLDPLVAKAVTLFGSFSHTWTTWERVLGLFATGALDTTRVLGGVYDLADWREAFEHMESGRNIKSVMVMPH, encoded by the coding sequence ATGAAGGCGCTGGTGAAGTTCGGCCTGTCCGACGGCGATGTCGAGCTGCGCGACGTACCTGCTCCGGTTCTGGAGCCGGGCACCGTGCTGGTGGCCGCGCGCGCAGTGGGCGTGTGCGGCTCCGACATCCACATGTGGCGCAATGGCCAGAGCTGGGACGTGGCGCTGCCCGTCGTGCTCGGCCACGAGACCGCAGGCGTCATCGCGGCGGTCGCCGACGATGTCACCGGCTGGCAGGTCGGCGACCGCGTGGTGTGCGAGACCGCCGCCCGCATCTGCGGCGTCTGTGCGCTCTGCCGCGTGGGCCGGTACAACCTGTGTCCTCATCGTCAGGGGTATGGAGCGACGCGCGACGGCGCATTCGGTGAGCTGCTTCTGGCCGAACCCCGCGTTCTGCACCGGATTCCCGAGACCGTCTCGTTCGAACAGGCGGCGATGACCGAACCGTTCGCCGTCGCCTACAACGCCCTCGTCGAGCGCGCCAGTGTCACGCCGGGCGATCTGGTGGTGATCCAGGGTGCCGGCGCGATCGGCGCGCTGGCCCTGCAGATCGCTCGGCTGAGAGGTGCGGGAACGACGGTGGTGCTCGGGACGCCGGTGGATGAGCGCCGCCTGAAGACCGCGCTCGAACTCGGTGCCGATCACGCGATCGACATCACCAGGGAGGACCCCGTCGCGCTGATCCGTTCACTCGGCGATGGTCTGGGGGCAGACCTCGTCGTCGACGCGACCGGCGTGAGCGCAGCGCTCGCGCAGGGACTGGAACTGGTGCGCCCGCTCGGGGCCATAGCGAAGATCGGCTGGGGCCCGCAGCCCCTGAACTTCAGTCTGGATCCGCTCGTGGCGAAGGCCGTCACCCTCTTCGGCTCCTTCTCGCACACGTGGACCACCTGGGAGCGGGTGCTGGGTCTCTTCGCCACGGGCGCGCTGGACACCACGCGGGTTCTCGGCGGCGTCTACGACCTGGCCGACTGGCGGGAGGCGTTCGAGCACATGGAATCCGGGCGCAACATCAAGTCGGTCATGGTGATGCCGCACTGA
- a CDS encoding FadR/GntR family transcriptional regulator — MTDGRSVSAAARYRARIGTGLYAHVVDEIGQEIINGDIPPGSIVYADQLCERLGVSRSVVREGIRTLSSMGLVEARPQVGTRVLPSSQWDLLNPYVVKWRGQGPGYVEQMKQLLELRLGIEHVAAGLAATRIDAEGAQAILESAQGMKESFLSGDARRFFERDATFHRLLLEGTQNAVIAQLADTIGATLDARGQDTRPGMHDITADSVENHLALAEALVRGDVAAAQSLAISLVERTLREFDHMHDRSRSR, encoded by the coding sequence GTGACCGATGGCAGAAGCGTCAGCGCCGCCGCGCGCTACCGAGCACGCATCGGAACGGGCCTGTATGCCCATGTCGTCGATGAGATCGGACAGGAGATCATCAACGGGGACATCCCGCCCGGGAGCATCGTCTATGCCGACCAGCTCTGCGAGCGGCTCGGGGTGTCACGCAGCGTGGTCAGGGAGGGAATCCGCACCCTCAGCTCGATGGGGCTGGTGGAAGCCAGACCGCAGGTGGGCACCCGAGTGCTGCCGTCATCGCAATGGGACCTGCTCAATCCCTACGTGGTCAAGTGGCGTGGGCAGGGGCCGGGCTATGTGGAGCAGATGAAGCAGCTGCTCGAGTTGCGCCTCGGCATCGAGCACGTGGCCGCCGGGCTCGCGGCCACGCGCATCGACGCCGAAGGCGCGCAGGCGATCCTCGAGAGCGCCCAGGGGATGAAGGAGTCCTTCCTCTCCGGCGACGCGCGTCGATTCTTCGAGCGGGATGCCACATTCCACCGGCTGCTCCTGGAAGGCACACAGAACGCGGTCATCGCGCAGCTCGCGGACACCATCGGAGCAACGCTGGACGCGCGCGGGCAGGACACCCGCCCGGGCATGCACGACATCACCGCCGACTCGGTCGAGAACCACCTGGCACTGGCGGAGGCCCTCGTGCGTGGTGACGTCGCCGCCGCCCAGAGTCTGGCCATCAGCCTGGTCGAGCGGACGCTGCGGGAGTTCGACCACATGCACGACCGCTCGCGCTCCCGCTGA
- a CDS encoding SDR family NAD(P)-dependent oxidoreductase, with protein MHIDLRGKVALVTGVGRGIGREIVTTLAREGVTTVSVDVSATDLQDTSAELDAIGTPHREFVCDIRDSARIGEVVQAVDEAYGRLDILVNNAGVVGNGAIEVMDEATWDLVHDVNLKGTFLMCRAVLPIMKRQRWGRVINAASFAALVPIYASGAYASSKIAVAHFTRALAGEVGPWNITANAYAPGMIPTAMNGFAQLPPEEQSRLLDTLSLRRWGDKADIASLICFLASDHASYITGTLIDVSGGKLASQMPRLAYEAAAADGDYDFDAAASE; from the coding sequence ATGCACATCGACCTGCGCGGAAAAGTCGCCCTCGTCACGGGGGTCGGCCGCGGCATCGGCCGGGAGATCGTCACGACGCTCGCCCGTGAGGGCGTCACGACGGTGTCGGTCGACGTCAGCGCGACCGACCTGCAGGACACATCCGCGGAACTGGACGCGATCGGCACCCCCCACCGGGAGTTCGTCTGCGACATCCGCGATTCGGCGCGGATCGGCGAGGTCGTCCAGGCCGTCGACGAGGCCTACGGGCGCCTGGACATCCTCGTGAACAACGCAGGCGTCGTGGGCAACGGCGCCATCGAGGTGATGGACGAGGCGACGTGGGACCTCGTCCACGACGTCAACCTGAAGGGCACGTTCCTGATGTGCCGCGCAGTGCTGCCGATCATGAAGCGGCAGCGGTGGGGCCGCGTGATCAATGCCGCCTCCTTCGCCGCATTGGTCCCGATCTACGCGAGCGGGGCCTACGCCTCGTCGAAGATCGCCGTCGCGCACTTCACCCGCGCACTCGCCGGCGAGGTCGGCCCCTGGAACATCACCGCGAACGCCTACGCGCCCGGCATGATCCCCACCGCCATGAACGGGTTCGCGCAGCTGCCGCCCGAGGAGCAGTCCCGCCTCCTCGATACCCTGAGCCTGCGTCGGTGGGGCGACAAGGCCGACATCGCCAGCCTGATCTGCTTCCTCGCCTCCGATCATGCGTCGTACATCACAGGTACGCTCATCGATGTCAGTGGAGGCAAGCTCGCTTCCCAGATGCCACGCCTCGCGTACGAAGCGGCAGCCGCCGACGGCGACTACGACTTCGACGCTGCGGCGAGTGAGTGA
- a CDS encoding ABC transporter substrate-binding protein: MKHRTVLRTSTVAAVAALTAASLVACSGGTGDGGGESDVLRITLANHVWTDIMKEKLSEFEEETGLTVELTQLGEDQLSDQYNVKLNAGTDEIDVMMYRPLQEGKLFAQNGYLADLTANVEDAGDWDWSDFQSGPVEATTYDGTVVGVPLITESEVLYYRTDLLEAAGLEVPQTLDELEAAAKAISEANPGVAGFVARTGRSAAVTQFSSYLFSFGGDFLDGTESAIDTSAALEAYEYYGGLLNAYGPENVSTDMSWPEAAAIFAQGQAAFYTDASSLYQNLALEENSTVYDKLGYAPFPEGPAGSKPYSIPSWALGINATSPNQENAWKFIEWATSFDSVLAVQEQGVPGARTSVWDDPAGTASFPPALAEAIAINAENGVGYDRPLVVNVAEAREIVGEPIVVGITGGDVEDAVEQAQEKFTAFLEDENQ; this comes from the coding sequence ATGAAGCATCGAACGGTACTCAGGACCTCGACGGTCGCCGCGGTCGCAGCCCTCACAGCGGCGTCGCTGGTGGCCTGCTCGGGCGGCACCGGTGACGGCGGAGGGGAGAGCGATGTGCTGCGCATCACCCTCGCGAACCACGTGTGGACCGACATCATGAAGGAGAAGCTGTCGGAGTTCGAGGAGGAGACCGGCCTCACCGTCGAGCTGACCCAGCTCGGCGAGGACCAGCTCTCCGACCAGTACAACGTCAAGCTCAACGCGGGCACGGACGAGATCGACGTCATGATGTACCGCCCTCTCCAGGAGGGAAAGCTCTTCGCGCAGAACGGCTATCTCGCCGATCTCACCGCGAATGTGGAGGACGCCGGCGACTGGGACTGGAGCGACTTCCAGTCCGGACCCGTGGAGGCCACCACGTACGACGGGACCGTCGTCGGCGTTCCCCTCATCACGGAGTCGGAGGTGCTCTACTACCGCACCGACCTCCTCGAGGCCGCCGGCCTCGAGGTCCCCCAGACCCTCGACGAGCTGGAAGCGGCGGCCAAGGCGATCTCCGAAGCCAACCCCGGCGTCGCGGGCTTCGTCGCCCGCACCGGCCGCTCCGCAGCGGTCACCCAGTTCTCGAGCTACCTGTTCAGCTTCGGCGGAGACTTCCTCGACGGCACCGAGTCGGCCATCGACACGTCGGCGGCGCTGGAGGCCTATGAGTACTACGGCGGACTGCTCAACGCATACGGCCCCGAGAACGTCAGCACCGACATGAGCTGGCCCGAAGCGGCAGCCATCTTCGCGCAGGGTCAGGCAGCCTTCTACACCGACGCCAGCAGCCTCTACCAGAACCTCGCGCTCGAGGAGAACTCCACCGTCTACGACAAGCTCGGGTACGCCCCCTTCCCGGAGGGACCGGCCGGCTCGAAGCCGTACAGCATCCCGTCGTGGGCGCTGGGCATCAACGCGACGTCTCCCAACCAGGAGAACGCCTGGAAGTTCATCGAGTGGGCGACCAGCTTCGACAGCGTCCTGGCGGTCCAGGAGCAGGGTGTGCCGGGGGCGCGTACGTCGGTGTGGGACGACCCGGCGGGCACCGCCAGCTTCCCGCCTGCGCTCGCCGAGGCGATCGCCATCAACGCCGAGAACGGCGTCGGATACGATCGCCCGCTCGTCGTCAACGTCGCCGAGGCGCGAGAAATCGTCGGAGAGCCCATCGTCGTGGGCATCACCGGCGGCGATGTCGAAGACGCCGTCGAACAGGCCCAGGAGAAGTTCACCGCCTTCCTCGAGGACGAGAACCAGTAG
- a CDS encoding carbohydrate ABC transporter permease, with translation MSVVARRESDVWARYSHWVNKHRRWVFAAPAMIFIALLLIFPLVWTLYLSLTNSRGSVRAPFDFVGLSNYADVLTDTERFWPAVGRTAYFTGGALLFEVVLGIAIALLLWKPFRGERWVRVAILLPLVATPVAVGMMWRLIFEPNIGFANELLSWVGIPAQPWLSSPDTALSTLIFVDVWQWTPMVTLIVLAGLTALPEEPDEAARVDGANWWQRLWYVTLPLLAPTIVAAVILRGIDALKTFDILYATKGKGGGSFHEVETLNIYAYGLSFDYNRYGQASTVLILFFMMIIGLIWIMSLRRKALNK, from the coding sequence GTGAGCGTTGTTGCGCGCCGTGAGAGCGACGTCTGGGCGAGATACTCCCACTGGGTGAACAAGCACCGCAGATGGGTCTTCGCCGCACCGGCGATGATCTTCATCGCCCTGCTGCTGATCTTCCCGCTGGTGTGGACGCTCTATCTCAGCCTCACCAACTCGCGCGGCTCCGTTCGCGCGCCGTTCGACTTCGTCGGTCTGAGCAACTACGCCGACGTACTCACCGACACCGAGCGCTTCTGGCCGGCCGTCGGGCGCACCGCCTACTTCACCGGCGGGGCGCTGCTGTTCGAGGTCGTTCTCGGCATCGCGATCGCGCTGCTGCTGTGGAAGCCGTTCCGCGGCGAGCGGTGGGTGCGGGTCGCGATCCTGCTTCCCCTCGTGGCGACGCCCGTCGCGGTGGGCATGATGTGGCGGCTCATCTTCGAGCCGAACATCGGCTTCGCGAACGAACTGCTCTCGTGGGTCGGCATCCCTGCTCAGCCGTGGCTGAGCAGCCCGGACACGGCGCTGAGCACCCTGATCTTCGTGGACGTCTGGCAGTGGACGCCGATGGTCACCCTCATCGTGCTGGCCGGGCTGACGGCTCTTCCCGAGGAGCCGGACGAGGCCGCACGCGTCGACGGCGCGAACTGGTGGCAGCGGCTCTGGTACGTCACGCTGCCGCTGCTCGCGCCCACCATCGTGGCTGCGGTCATCCTCCGCGGCATCGATGCACTGAAGACCTTCGACATCCTCTACGCCACCAAGGGCAAAGGGGGAGGGTCCTTCCATGAGGTGGAGACGCTCAACATCTACGCGTACGGACTGAGTTTCGACTACAACCGCTACGGCCAGGCATCCACCGTTCTCATCCTGTTCTTCATGATGATCATCGGCCTGATCTGGATCATGTCGCTGCGCAGGAAGGCGCTGAACAAATGA
- a CDS encoding carbohydrate ABC transporter permease: protein MSTTALVVVPERRRKRFPWPGFGRTVGLVAVVVTFVAPLMWMLLASFKTNVDIYDPSKSFVFTPTLGNYATVFGQANYAAYIWNSLFVAFVATVLSLLLAVPAAYSMSRFVMGKSAMVVLLARIIPGVSLLVPWYFVFSQMRLVGSYTVLILSMMFVSLPLILYIMMSYFDSMPEELEEAAQVDGLTPIGAFLRITLPLSMPGVATAAILSFIFAWNNFMFALVLSGSSTKTLPVAIFDFVGYASIDWGGLMAAAVIVTVPIMLIALFTQKYIVSGLTAGATKG, encoded by the coding sequence ATGAGCACCACGGCTCTCGTCGTCGTCCCGGAGAGGCGTCGCAAGCGGTTCCCCTGGCCTGGTTTCGGGCGCACCGTCGGTCTCGTGGCCGTCGTCGTCACCTTCGTCGCCCCGCTGATGTGGATGCTGCTGGCGAGCTTCAAGACGAACGTGGACATCTACGACCCGTCGAAGTCCTTCGTCTTCACCCCCACGCTGGGCAACTACGCCACCGTGTTCGGTCAGGCGAACTACGCGGCCTACATCTGGAACTCGCTGTTCGTCGCCTTCGTCGCCACGGTGCTGTCGCTGCTTCTGGCGGTTCCGGCCGCATACAGCATGAGCCGGTTCGTCATGGGGAAGTCGGCGATGGTGGTGCTTCTGGCGAGGATCATCCCCGGGGTGAGCCTGCTGGTGCCGTGGTACTTCGTCTTCTCCCAGATGCGGCTCGTGGGCAGCTATACGGTGCTGATCCTGTCCATGATGTTCGTGTCGCTGCCCCTGATCCTCTACATCATGATGTCGTACTTCGATTCCATGCCTGAGGAGCTGGAGGAGGCGGCGCAGGTCGACGGTCTCACTCCCATCGGAGCGTTCCTGCGCATCACCCTGCCGCTGTCGATGCCCGGGGTCGCGACGGCGGCCATCCTGTCGTTCATCTTCGCCTGGAACAACTTCATGTTCGCGCTGGTGCTCTCCGGGTCGAGCACGAAGACGCTTCCTGTGGCGATCTTCGACTTCGTCGGCTACGCGAGCATCGACTGGGGCGGATTGATGGCGGCTGCCGTGATCGTCACCGTGCCGATCATGCTCATCGCCCTGTTCACGCAGAAGTACATCGTGTCGGGGCTCACCGCCGGCGCGACGAAGGGGTGA
- a CDS encoding SDR family oxidoreductase, with protein sequence MASPRTQQERRTVLITGAGSGTGAAAARALAATHHVVLVGRRLDRLESVAEQISAAGGTATALAWDITRGDAETLLEAAGPVDDLVLAAGLNTPQRTWGDQHMADFRSVIDTNLIAVAEIIAAALPGLRRAQGTVCIISSVAAWTASPGAGVAYRASKMALRALTDALNEQESTHGVRAGAILPGDIDTEFLSLRPAPPSDEPRRRMLAAEDVARAVTFVVTSPPHVRIDELVITPVGSVER encoded by the coding sequence ATGGCATCCCCGAGAACCCAGCAGGAGCGCCGCACGGTGCTGATCACCGGAGCCGGATCGGGCACAGGGGCCGCAGCCGCCAGAGCCCTGGCGGCGACGCACCACGTGGTGCTCGTCGGGCGGCGCCTCGACCGCCTCGAGAGTGTCGCCGAGCAGATCAGCGCGGCGGGCGGCACCGCCACGGCGCTGGCGTGGGACATCACCCGTGGCGACGCCGAGACCCTGCTCGAAGCCGCAGGCCCAGTGGATGACCTCGTGCTGGCCGCAGGGCTGAACACGCCGCAGCGCACCTGGGGCGACCAGCACATGGCCGATTTCCGCAGCGTCATCGACACCAATCTGATCGCGGTGGCCGAGATCATCGCCGCGGCACTCCCGGGTCTGCGCCGCGCCCAGGGCACGGTGTGCATCATCTCCTCCGTGGCCGCCTGGACGGCGTCCCCGGGAGCCGGCGTGGCCTACCGCGCCAGCAAGATGGCGCTGCGCGCGCTGACCGACGCGCTGAACGAGCAGGAATCCACGCACGGCGTGCGAGCCGGGGCGATTCTGCCGGGCGACATCGACACGGAGTTCCTCTCGCTGCGTCCCGCTCCCCCGTCGGACGAGCCGCGCAGGCGAATGCTCGCAGCCGAGGACGTCGCGCGAGCAGTGACCTTCGTCGTCACCTCTCCGCCGCACGTGCGCATCGACGAACTCGTCATCACTCCGGTGGGATCGGTGGAACGCTGA
- a CDS encoding HNH endonuclease signature motif containing protein: MTAAPTLTAPRDMRSRGAVMAGLERTRQRIAALQAEELRLLARADALAMAQTARLASSTAREREIPLRDIAAEAAAVLRRSDRGMQQRLHDAAVLVTGFAATLAALQAGRVDAAHVRVIQDAGARIADPDARRRFEQSALAVCERETPGRARPIVAVIAQRLDPVPADERHTDAAEERRVWVRDLDDGMAELGAVLPAILVHAAHDRLTTFARQVADTRRPQAGEAVPEDVDRRTMAQVRADVLADLLLTGHATGAVSNDALAGCAAITAQVQVVVPADALVPRGLLVPRDMLTRAGVTAPSTPVPAGSIHGADGGHGILPGLDHSPAELVGHGPIDSSAARRLAATADVWERIFLSPTTGAVMHVDTYRPSRVQRRHLDARDEHCRFPGCRTPSRRCDQDHTVDAARGGPTSLTNLANLCRRHHTLKHAAAWTVEQVDRGVLRWTSPTGRVFPDVPRRVLEFAALASPHGPTPEARLGRTEPLETAPF; encoded by the coding sequence ATGACCGCAGCCCCGACGCTCACCGCCCCGCGCGATATGCGCTCGCGCGGCGCGGTCATGGCGGGACTCGAACGCACCCGTCAGCGCATCGCCGCATTGCAGGCGGAGGAGTTGCGACTCCTCGCCCGCGCCGATGCGCTCGCGATGGCGCAGACGGCGCGACTCGCATCGTCGACCGCACGCGAACGCGAGATTCCGCTGCGCGACATCGCCGCCGAGGCCGCCGCCGTGCTGCGCCGATCCGACCGCGGCATGCAGCAGCGGCTGCACGATGCCGCGGTGCTCGTGACCGGCTTCGCCGCGACGCTCGCGGCGCTGCAGGCCGGGCGGGTGGACGCGGCGCACGTGCGGGTGATCCAGGATGCCGGCGCCCGCATCGCCGACCCCGACGCCCGGCGGCGGTTCGAGCAGTCGGCCCTCGCGGTGTGCGAACGCGAGACGCCCGGGCGAGCTCGGCCGATCGTCGCGGTGATCGCGCAGCGGCTCGACCCCGTGCCTGCCGATGAGCGGCACACCGACGCAGCCGAAGAACGTCGCGTGTGGGTGCGGGATCTCGACGACGGCATGGCCGAGTTGGGTGCCGTGCTGCCGGCGATCCTGGTGCACGCCGCCCACGACCGGCTGACGACGTTCGCCCGGCAGGTCGCCGACACCCGCCGGCCGCAGGCGGGTGAGGCCGTCCCCGAAGACGTCGATCGGCGCACGATGGCGCAGGTCCGCGCCGATGTGCTGGCCGACCTGCTGCTCACCGGCCACGCGACGGGCGCCGTGTCGAACGATGCGCTGGCCGGGTGTGCGGCGATCACCGCACAGGTGCAGGTCGTCGTCCCCGCCGACGCGCTCGTTCCCCGCGGCCTGCTCGTTCCCCGCGACATGCTCACCCGGGCGGGAGTGACCGCACCGTCCACCCCCGTGCCCGCAGGCAGCATCCACGGCGCCGACGGCGGCCACGGAATCCTCCCGGGCTTGGACCACTCCCCGGCCGAGCTGGTCGGCCATGGTCCGATAGACAGCAGTGCGGCACGACGACTCGCCGCCACCGCGGACGTGTGGGAGCGCATCTTCCTCTCCCCCACGACAGGCGCAGTGATGCACGTCGACACCTATCGCCCCTCCCGCGTGCAGCGCCGACATCTCGACGCCCGCGACGAGCATTGCCGTTTTCCGGGATGCCGAACGCCCTCCCGCAGGTGCGACCAGGATCACACCGTCGACGCAGCCCGCGGCGGGCCGACGTCCCTGACGAATCTCGCGAATCTTTGCCGGCGGCATCACACCCTCAAGCACGCCGCCGCGTGGACGGTCGAGCAGGTCGATCGGGGTGTGCTGCGCTGGACCAGCCCCACGGGGCGCGTCTTCCCCGACGTCCCTCGCCGGGTGCTCGAGTTCGCCGCTCTTGCGTCACCGCACGGCCCCACCCCCGAGGCGAGGCTCGGTCGCACCGAGCCACTCGAGACCGCTCCGTTCTAG
- a CDS encoding esterase/lipase family protein translates to MIGAVKAAAWWARDYAYAGIWQARALLNRTDPDAFLTGTGRPVVVLPGIYETWKFLQPLVAAIHERGHPVHVLDDLHRNERPVVEMAAQVTAYLAERDLADAIVVAHSKGGLVGKQVMIGTESARVRSMLAVATPFGGSRYARLLLPPTLRIFSPRDATILALAAQAEVNARIVSVYGRFDPHIPEGSKLPGAKNVKLETGGHFRILAHPRVLAEFTLLARAD, encoded by the coding sequence GTGATCGGGGCCGTCAAGGCCGCCGCCTGGTGGGCGCGCGACTACGCGTACGCCGGCATCTGGCAAGCGCGGGCGCTGCTGAACCGCACCGACCCCGATGCGTTCCTGACGGGGACGGGCCGCCCGGTGGTGGTGCTCCCCGGCATCTACGAGACCTGGAAGTTCTTGCAGCCCCTGGTGGCCGCCATCCACGAGCGCGGTCATCCGGTGCATGTGCTCGACGACCTGCACCGCAACGAGCGGCCCGTCGTCGAGATGGCCGCGCAGGTGACGGCGTACCTTGCCGAGCGCGATCTCGCGGACGCCATCGTCGTCGCCCACAGCAAGGGCGGCCTCGTGGGCAAGCAGGTGATGATCGGGACGGAGAGCGCACGCGTGCGCAGCATGCTCGCCGTCGCCACGCCGTTCGGCGGGTCACGATACGCGCGGCTGCTGCTCCCGCCGACGCTGCGCATCTTCTCCCCGCGGGATGCCACGATTCTCGCGCTGGCCGCGCAGGCAGAGGTGAACGCACGCATCGTGTCGGTCTATGGGCGGTTCGACCCGCACATCCCGGAGGGCAGCAAGCTGCCGGGGGCGAAGAACGTCAAGCTCGAGACGGGCGGGCACTTCCGCATCCTCGCGCACCCGCGGGTGCTGGCCGAGTTCACGCTGCTCGCCCGCGCGGACTGA